The Rhopalosiphum maidis isolate BTI-1 chromosome 2, ASM367621v3, whole genome shotgun sequence genome segment cttgaatatataaaaattatatcacatacatttttttcaatgccataatattaattaaaaatatcttatacagttatacataTAGCTGTCTACAGTTTACATAgtgatgtataattttaaatagaatcaaaataatatttttaacttaaaaactatcaCATAAGTGTTTAgtgtttactatataattaatttaaaaaataacaaaatttttaaccAACTAATTGATGCTGAGTCCTAAAACTGTAAGAAAAATGGGAAGGAAAATGAAGttaagattatataattttatatttccaaaatgtttaattaataaaacctgGGACACAATTGGTATGTACTCTCAAAAAACGTAGACCATAATTCGGGAGACGTTTTTACCGCGGGACGCAACTATAACTGCCACCCGGGCAAATCGttgaaatttatcattaatcgaAGGAATGGTTTGTCAATAACTAGaagaaaatattctaaatataattttttttctgcgtTTTTAGGCCCGATCCttcagtatataattattgtttcgtaaattttttcttagagtacctacttatttttttttaactcaattaatattttatctttacacAATTCTTTGGCGTTAGGTATATAGTCTGAAACTCCTTATTCCTAAAATCTTcgagaaacatttttatgcttCTCATATAAAGTCATAAATTCAATACTCAAttctacatatatttttacgcgCCCAACGCTGTAGACTATATtaccaaattatataactacacGATCACGACAAGCTCTAGAAGAATAAACGATCGATAATGTAGCAGCAGCCATGCAGGCTAGAAATAAACTGTAAGACCAATGGTAACCAACAATCATTACTGATTAATAATCATTGATCAGATAACTGTAAATTAGTTAATCGTTGGGCCGATgggcaatatatatatttgtcataataacataatatgtacaatatgtcaatatatcgtgttatattatattttcttcaatttaaaaattgtacgttTATTACATGTAGGGAATAATTTACCcaccaattatattttttcgagCGCTTCTATATGAAAGGGTACATCCACCACCTTAACTCAGTCAactccaaaataaaaatggctcTGCATATACTACCTTTAACATCGCAATTATTACTTGACAACAAAACGATAAAGATTTTGAATGATTGAAAAACATGTAGTATTTAgacattgtatacataatataacatgtatttattcaaatactaaTACCTATTGATTTCTTTTTTGAAGAGTTACAAGATTACAACTTTCAATATTGATGActgtattgtacctatatgtataatttataaactataagctgtttaaatgtttcccgttattttattttcataaatcataatttattagtctGATCGCTTACCGCAAATGCAATAAATGGTGTTAGTCGttaaataatgcaataaaataaaaataatattttaatttataacttataagaaatGTCCAATTAACCAACATTCAATATGCATCAAATAAGATCCTGtagaaatgcatattataatggacAAATATATCCACAATAATACAATCACTATATTGGTAgtctataatacaatttacaaaaatttaatttacttgccGCAGTCAcaagtataaaactatacaatatacatttgtatgcattattgttactgtataatataaataccatagatttttaagttacactATTTCATGCCGTTAATTATCCCCGACATATTCATATATGCCTGTAGCCGCCTAGGTAATAGATGTGCGTACAGAGCGTGTTGACTTTTCCCTACAGACATGGCTACGATATTTCATATGATCCAAAGCGCCCAATATCTCAATTAAATTGcccttatattaattataataaataaatctaaattataaaagtcgattttaggttatatttttaaagcgaatttgaaaaattaaaataattcactgTGTTACACCAAGAccgtaactgaaaaaaaattccggAAGggtccaacatttttttattggtatagATACTGAAATTGTATAgtcaattaattacattcaccactaaaatgtttctacttttaaaaattttgggaGGGGCCGGCGGTCCGGGCCCCTTGGACCCACCCCCAATTACGACCTTGGTGTACACtgcatataattaaaagagTATAAACAGTTTAGACTGTTTAGAGTATAGACGCGTAGTGGctagtattaaatactaaaaattgttgtaaGTTTATTGTAATTGCGTTTTGAGAAACTAATTGTTCAATGTTTTCttgtgataatatattgttttgtctAGAACAAAATTGAGAACGGTCTTTATCGTAcgtcttttttaataatacgattGAGAACGTTTTTACCTGTTAACTTTTAAGCAATGTTAccgcataaattaaaaatacaaattaacagtGCTTGGAAAGAACACGTTTAAAGGAATCCGTTCCTTTGATTTCGCTCCATTTTAAGGAACTTATCGGGAACGTAGttctttttatatgtttaggaACGTATTGGAATTTCATTCACTTTTTAGAGAAAATGAAcgatttttttgattcatttatttttaaataaaagtaattaaattaacaaacatGTATAGCTTCTTTtgaaatttagtaattaatataaagaggtataaaaataaacctgtatacgaaattattgataatgtttacacaagttaaaactattactaaatataaaataacaatgtgttatgtttaaaattaaaacagttatagtataaaaatgtatctatgttttttttattttattttacttcacATTAAAAAGAAACAAGGAAAGGAACCAGTTCCTTTCTTTAAGACAGGAACGGTAAAGGATTTAGTTACTTTTTAACAAGAGGAACGAACGTGAACGAGTTCCTTTTTTAAAGGAACTTTCCAAGCACtacaaattagtatatttgatattacattttaatatgatatattattattaaaatttgatatagatatttttgtcatttaaaaaatatacaaatatcaattatttgtcAGTTtaagatacaatttaaatttttttctcaagTACTTGTTTTCAGTTAATTTTAGATACTGCAAGAAgtagtttatttaaacttttagtaagaattaattatatagaaataatacgaTCATAGTCATTACTGGCCATggttttgataatattgttttcgattgatttcattattatcacGATTAATATTCGAGTTTCctttaaaatagaaatcacTAATGTGTGGGAAGATGCttgctaaaattatataaacgacAACATCGCTCAAAAAATCGTTCTGGATCGTTTTTATATaaggtacaaaatattatttctttgatTTGCGACAATCGTTCTCAATCGTGttactaaaaaagtaaaacgttCTCAATCGTTTAACAccgattattttgataacattattattattttttttttttaatattaaagttaactcTTTCGGAAATAATGTGTGCAATTTGAAATCACGTAtgcaaatacaatttgtatttttctattaacgtatattaaaagcacattaaagaaaaatctaataattttaatacttataaaattagagGACCGTTAATAATGTATGGGCACTACctacttacttttaaaatcaGCGCACGAACATGCGTGTAGTGTGTACAGATCTAGTGCATACATATAGGACTCTAGAAACAATATACCCGATACCACAAATATCAgatgtttttattcataagtGACGAAtctatagaatttataatgtttataattttatgttatactattatatcgtggtaaattattatacataggtacaacaAAATACTTAACGGAATCaaacaatagaaaataattgataataaatgcattaccGAATGTTTGAGTATGTTTAAGTCATTGCAGGTATGTTGCGTCAAAGTATCGAAATACTGAACAGAACTCAAGTCTTCGTTCACTGCTTCGCTCAGAACAGTAGCCGGTAGGTTATGTAaatcacaaatttaaaatatattatttaaaaaccaactaAAGATACATCGTACATAACAGTCCATGGGCGGATAGGCCTACCGGGAAACTGATTATTTCCCTGTGGGCCCCTCCCTTCATATTTCGGTAATAATGCCCtttttagacttttttttcatgtgggggcccttttttaaaatttcccgGTAGGCCAAAAATAGCCTATCCGCCCATTGTtacttgttaaattatattatattaatatactatgtaaagGTACGTTTTCATTACATCGTCAGACAGTAAAACAGCACAACACTATTAATGTAGATACTAGACAGTAAATACCGATTTTACACTAGACGTTGCAGGAAAAACGTACCAAATTAATGATTGATGTTTACTGCAAAAGTGACCATcacttaataatagttataaatagccTATAAGTATACCAATACCTGTATacctaaaaaacatatttttatttgtataagtagATTAGTCGAAACTAGATATACTTGTGTTTAgggaatgataaatatattcaaatgtattcTAATCAGTGGTGGCTCGTAGTAGTTTAGTACAGGAGTgcgatgaaaaaaattaagaacaataatacatcactcaaaaaattaaaatgataaaataataatacaaaattaaacacgTCACGCGTTGTTGCTGTCCGATTTGAGCGACAAAATTCACTGCACATCATAAGCTTCTATAGCCGCCGCACCatcgtgataatattattattactcgtatattaatattatacctatagtttaTACGGGAAACCagtatttttatgtacgaTTCAAAATGTTGCACAAGCTGCAGCATTGCATAGgcctatataactatatatttacccGTATAATAACATCACGAGTTCGTAacgatattctaataaattatgaaaataattttaataataattaaaaatatatttaattgttaatttattaatgtataatatactatgcagtatgcactaaaatatgtacctatttattttgtaaatatatttgtactataAACTGTTAATTTCTGTAGGGAGTGCGACCGCACCATCGCACATATGCACGAGCCGCCACTGATTCTAACGCATTAGTATAGAGAGTACAAAGCATCGCctagcttataatattattgaatctagttatctatataattccCGCTGTTGACTATTtccaaaaagttaaaaaaaaggttccttttacataatatacgtcctatatattattaatgattatctatattttaaatttttaacgatattataactaaaaaaaagtaactaccaataataaattgtaagaaTCTATgataccaaaataattttattaaatattaaggatTTTATGAGTATCTAGTTTatagtaatgaaaaataaaaattatacttcaagaggaaataatttgatatttttattaaatgtctaataatattatatgcttataatgagttaaatattattttaatattttttgctacatgtaatttttatttatcataattgatAGTTCTACACTTTTGATATCAATAGGGGTTCCTATTAAAgagtataactattaactataatattatattcaaaacaatgaatcctaattatttacacatcaaattttgataacgtaaaaaaaaaaatggtctttaattatttctgtattatatttgttattttagcgttccttaaatattttcatctcTGTGAGGTAGGCTATCAGTCACTAGTATATATTGTCAAAGTTATATTTCCTACCGTAATTGCTACACAAGGGTGCATGACTTTCGTGAGACTTACCCATCTTACCCTATACCTAAATAGACTAAATTCCTATATAGTCTATACGATATTAGGATACCTATCTATTATCTagatagtattatgtatatatatatatatatataaatttatacgtatttttaatattttatatattcacaccaaacatagtaatatagttattagttattatatagtaatatataatatacgaaatacCTATAGTCGACGTCCGTTTCGTCTTGTTTTTGGATTCATCAGCAGCGTTCAATATGGATGGTAATTTGAAACAAGCGATCGTCAGACGAATAAGTAACCATCCAGAAATAACCAGACCCGTGTATAAAATCCCAGCGTATAGCATGGCAGTAAAATCTATTTTgattgtttgtattttcatgatttgttaattacttaatattattaattttgttgtgaattttttattaactctgAAGAAACATTAAacgatttttagttaaaaatttgtaattgatttgaGTAGTTGGAATTTatgtaagtacttataaattataatgtaagtatcACATTAAGACACAATAACGGTGTAGTGAATTCGAAACGCGTATAACAATCATTGTGGTTCGAACGGCATAcactcaaataatatataggtacctacaagatacgcgtataacaatattaaatcgaTATTTGTACCGCGATCGTACTAAATAATTCAACGGCATATGTTGATAACAAGTATACATTaatgtactatataaatatgtatgtgttaTGTGTAAAAAAGCTAAATTAACTAcagactaaaatattatttatactcgtatagtaaacactaacttataatttctaaaagtaggtaggtactaacgTTTTtgggaatatttattttaccttcataattttaagtcattaaaaatttacaaaacaatgttttttaaaagaaattatattgtgatatttatattatctactattttgtatcgttataaatgtataagttgtttactttttgaaatggtatagaatatagatactacgaaattttttttaatttaatttttttaaattctgcaatctgttgtaaaaatatttaggtaatatGTTGACAAAgataaagaaagaaaaaacacTAATCATGCAATGATTTTCCTTATCattaaagtacctatactttTGCTCTTAGCAGACAAATATCCTAAAAATTTCCATGCATAAAATCGATttctaaatgaatattttaatttcaatttgttatccaaaaaaatgtatgcccATTACTTATTGAagatttttgttataactagTAACAGATAGGGGTATTTTATGTTACGGGAATTGCTTTCAAGGGCCtccaaatatataatgtgttagTACTTAGGTCAGAGTGTCGAGAGTTTCCGTATCAAATCTTAATAAGGAGGGCCCACCAGAAAAATTCAGAATCCCTATAAGCATATTAACCAGTGgttaaaacttataactaattcattaaacattatagtttatcgcctgaaattaaatttaaattaaaatattgaaatcttcaaaaaatattctgttttaaaatatgatattaagaatatattaatacattgaaCAAAGGGTATAGCGGATAATTGGTGTCGAGTGGATTACTGTAATGGATATgtaagttaaatttgaattcaatgttaTAGCATTGTAATTGtttgtaattgtatacaaaaaacaattctaacCGGTTTAtctacatacacatatatagaCTACATcacaaagtatatattatatgttatattttttgatttctaaTAGATAAAGTAATCTatagtactataaaatataaatagtataatacaatataggttgattaaattttttcacaatctttacatttattttattattataataatgtaatttatagtattattgttataaacgtTTTAGATAATAACAACTTACCGTAAAACAGTGTAAATAGGTtcatcatagtataaatagataatatcttaatattagtgGCGTATTAAGGATTTTGTCGAGAGGGGATTGGCAAACATATCATTTCCTCGATGGAGAAGAGGTTGTATAGGTACCATCCATATAACtgtttgtcaaaaatattgaGGGATGATATTACTAGAAATTATGTacatcttatatttataaaacggtTTTTCTTTGAACAAAAAAGAGTGACAAATAaagatatgtaaaataaatatacaaatttttatgtagAACGTTAgtagtataaactatttatgatCTACTGTgtacacataaattaaaataatattaaactactaagctagtaaaaattaaacaaaaatcacaataaaagTGTGGGCTATAACACAGGAAAATAATACACCGGAATAAAATTTCCaggaataataaatacaggAAAGGTATAATAAggaattataatgaataggaAAGTTATtatcagaaaatatatttcactggaaaataaatatttgtaaaataaaaagtaggaatgacaaatatatttatatttataaagaaatggTGCTGtatggaataataaaatacggaatattatattcaggaaaaataattttgagaaaattaaaaatcatgcaCAGGAATGAAATGTAGTTGGAAATGGTACCGCTTAAAACACAggaaaatattacataggaATGTGAAAagcaagaaaataaaattaaagaatacattttgattaggAAGATTATATTCAGGAAAGATGTTGTGTAGGAATataaaaatcaggaaatttttgcgtaagaaaataaaaaccaataaaaataaaaatcgagaaaataataagtcagaatttataaaaatcgggAAAGTAAAGATATTATATGGTACCGCTTATTGCTTAAAACACAGGAATGTAAAAagcaagaaaataaaattaaggaatacattttgattaaagCTATTTCCAACTTTccagataatgtttttttcgttAGTCGGTTATAAAtgtggtataataaaatatagtataaatatataattagtacgTATCGGCGTATGTGGGTATTccatcatacaatattatgcttgtcattcaaaattattctatatttctaacATTTCTATGATGTCGTTACAGACTACCTACGGTTAcacttagtataatattatataatattatatcttcaaTGGGTGACAAACGATTAAGTGATTTAATGGTCATAGCAATAGAAAAAGAAGATGCTAACAAAATAGATTTGGACGAAGTAGTagatagattttttaaaataaaaactagaaGGTATACCTTCTATATAAGCTGGAAtagcataattaattaaaaaaacttatgtattttgtatggaatattgtattattatttattataatatgttcataaatataatttattaattttatttggaataaattgcattgattaaatgtaagtacctatactaaatatttttggatcTATACCAAAaggcaaataaattattaataaataatttgaattcattaaaatataaccttCAAGAGTTCAACCCCATACAAGCGACTTACACATAAACCATATCTATATTGACTGtatctattttgaaaaaagtaacctgacgaaaaaaaaaattggcctGATTAAATTTTGGCATCCCTATTATAAAACTCAAATGACGCCACTATAGATACTACTCGTTTATACTGGAAATTTATgcctatcatatttattacttgtattgcttgcataataaaatatcgttgTTTACCTATAGTTTGTTTggatattttagtattgtacGATTCAAGTCAAAGTcacaatattcaaaatattggtATAACTGTAAAAGCTCtatcaaaaatgaaatatgttactatttatttatttaaatactttgttATGCTTTATGCGCCTGTAATACTGTAACGATGAATAGTTGTAACCACTAGGCACCAACCAGTTTagcattaaaatgttgaaattctTCCAAAATACGTTAGTTATCtaggtgaaaaaaaattgaatataaggTGGGTTGATAAGGtgtattttctttataaacaCTTTCACACGCCTAAAAGTGATCAAAAGCTTTACTCCAGCCTCCAGGAATAGAGGACaagaaatgttaatatttacatgaatgtaaatgttaatttgatttaaattattagttttcaactctttttctataaatgtgaCAAATTCGTTAAAACACGATCcttatgtacaaataaaatataatatagtaatataaaatagctatttttgtatttattaataatctaatacaaTTAAGATGTGGAGcaggtttttttaaatttttgaaatcctATTTCACTGTTTTTTAGGGAAATTGTATTCACGGTCATACTGTGGTGTTTGCTATGGTgataaatacgaataatacgaaaatatttaataggtaggAATATCACTGTTATCAAATCCTATAGCGCCCGTCCACGTAGTGCATTAGCATTACAGTAATACAGTCAAATCAGTCAATGCGTATAGAAATAGAAATGTTGAAAACATaagtcttctttttttttttttaattaagttttatttatgtcaCTTACTACAACGCACCTTTGTAATTTTCATTACCAAATGATTTAGGTAAAAATCCAGAACATCATCACTCGTCAGACAGTGTTTTGTACCAATCGATCACTTTAATAATTTCCCCATCTAGTTGATTGTAAacgtactaaaattataatagtcagTGAATATCTTATCAATGATACAgatatgaattatgaataacTTAAGTTTTTACCATTTGGTAATTGGTGATGTAatgaatttgaattcaatttttttatcatactgAATTCTCGATATTTGcgtagtatttactattagtatttagtttgCTCTGCTTCAATCACAGTCTGTAGTGTCGGCGCAACAATCAGGGATTTGGTCGTTTGTGCATTTATTTGACATAAATGGTATGCATCAGAATTTATTTggaatatgaacatttttataacgtaTGCAGTAAATTATAGTCGATATGTTTGTTAGTGTATTGTTGCTAGGTCCATCAATGAAGGAACGATTGTTACAATGGTTCATTTTCGTAATGGTAATTGCTTCTGTTGTTGGAAGAGAGAAAAGCAATTCTCAAGACGATGAAGATGACAGTTATGATTTAAGGACCAACGATATAGATGAACATGATGATGCTACCGCTCAAATGCTGCAGCTCATTAATAATGCTGCAATGAAAATTGTTGATGCTCCCGATTTATCAAAGGTAATAGACTTATTTAATTCCactgtaatattttcatttttctaattatgaaaattattttaggaaaAGCCTTCAGATCAGTCTCaagaacaattaaaaacagatGATCTAGATGCTGGTGATAATTTACAGTTAGTTAAATTTCCAACAGTTGGTTTGTTTAACTACTGGGCAGATATGTCAAATGATGACATTAGTGTTCAACATATGAAAAGTGATGATGATATTGATGATGACATTGATATTACTGATTGGAAGGAACCAATTAAAAGTCTTCCGAGTTCATCTAGAGAAGAAGAaggtagattatttttttatttatttattttgtaaatgtaattaacagcatactttaatatttttagcggAACAATTATATCAGGCtggtttgaaaaaattgaaatcaacCCTTGGAGATCATTTAGATGCCTATGAATACTTCTACAGAGCTCATACTTTGGACCATGAAGAAGCAAGAGCAAAATTTGCTTTTGCTCTATTATTTGGCCTGAAATACACTCAAGATATCCCCAAAGCATATGAAATATTCAATGAACTATCAAAAAAAGGAAATCCAGATGCtcatt includes the following:
- the LOC113554718 gene encoding uncharacterized protein LOC113554718; this translates as MKIQTIKIDFTAMLYAGILYTGLVISGWLLIRLTIACFKLPSILNAADESKNKTKRTSTIAVNEDLSSVQYFDTLTQHTCNDLNILKHSVVYAEPFLFWS